The Sphaerochaeta globosa str. Buddy region CAAGATTGTCGGCGAGGGGCAGCTCTATCTCGGAGGTTTGATGGTCATGCTCATGAGCATCGTCCTGGGAATGGGAGTTCCCGGTGTTGCTGCCTATGTCATTGTTTCGACAGTCTCTGTTCCAGTTTTGATCCAAACAGGGGCAATTCCCATGGCAGCCCATATGTTCTGCCTTATCTATGCCTGTCTTTCCAACATCACCCCCCCTGTGGCAATGAGCAGTTACGTAGCAAGCGGCATTGCAGACTCCGACCAAACAAAAACCAGCCTTATCGCGGTAAAACTTGGACTTACCGGGTTCATCCTCCCCTTCTTCTTTTTGAACAATCCCATCCTCTTATTGGGAAGCACGGAAGGTATTCCCTTGCTTGTGACCCTCAGGGCACTGCTTACCTCGTCCATAGGGGTCATCGCCCTCTCATCAGGCCTGCAGGGATATCTTTTCAATAAACTCAACACCATCGAACGCTTGCTCATGGTCGTCGCAGGGCTCTTATTCATAGAAACCGGGCTTGTCACCGACCTGGCTGGACTCTTTCTCGTCGTAATCATCATAGCCATCCAATATAAAAACATAAAATCACAACCCAAGGAGAGAATCGTATGAAAAAGTCTGTAGTAGTACTGTTGGTTATCACAATGCTCATTCAGGGCCTCCTGTTCGCAGCAGGTACGCAGGAAGGAGCGGCTGAACCTGTAAAGAAAACCGTCATCAATTTCCCCACAGCAGCAACTACCGGAGCGGTCTATCCGCTTGGGTCCGCCATGGCAAATTTGTGGAATACTAAGCTTGATAACGTCAGGGCCAGTGCCCAAGCCAGTGCCGGCGGTATTGCCAACCTGAATATGATCGCCGACGGAGAAGCCCAACTGGGTGTTGCCGTGACCTCCATTATGTATGAATCCTTCAATGGCATCGGAGCATTTGAGGGAAGACCGAATCCGAACCTCAGGGTTATGATCGGCTTGTATGCCAATCCAAACCAAGTGGTGGTCACCCAGAACAGCAATATCAATTCACTAGCCGACCTTGCAGGAAAGCGCTTCGCATCAGGAGCCCCGGGTTCTACAACAGAAGTGGAGACAAGCCTGCACCTCAAGACAAGTGGAGTAAACTATCCCGATGGATTGAGAGTCCAGTATGTCGGTTTCACGGAAGCAATTGACCTAATGCGCAACAAACAGCTTGATGGAGCTTGGATTATGGCAGGTATTCCCAACGCCGCCGTTACCGAGATGCTTTCAACCGCCGGTGGTAAATTACTCAGCCTCGACATGGACCTGATCAAGAAGCTGCAGCAAGCCTACCCTTGGTATGGTGCTTACACCATCCCGGCCGGTACCTATCCGGGACAGACAACCGATGTCCTGACTTCCGCCATCAAGATTACCGTCTGTACCGATGCCCGCGTCGATGCCGATGTAATCTACGATATGACTAAGGCATTCTGGGAAAACTTTGAGGAACTGAAGGCTACCCAAGCTCCGCTGAAGCAGGTCAATCCCAAGGAAGCGGTAAAAGACCTTGCAGGTCTCCCCCTCCATGAAGGCGCTGCACGCTACTACAAAGAAATTGGATTGCTGTAAGATCAACTGAAGCAAGGGACCGAGGGCTGGAATTTCTGACCCTCGGTTTTTTTTGCCTTTTCTGATGCATGATACGCATACTTGTAACGCCTCTTGACCCAACTTCGTCGAGCGTGCATGCTCAACGTATGCAGCAGAGATTCTTCGATGAACTTGGGTTCTCGATACAGCAGAGAGAGGATGTCAAGCGAGCGGCACGGCAGATTACCGATGCAAAGCACCATGCAAGGTTGAACACAGGGTTGCGCGCAGCAATAGCGAATCGTGATGAAAAAACCGCAGGGGCTCTTCTCTTTGAGGGATTGCAAACCTTTGGGCCAACCTATCCTTTATATCTCATACAAAGTTGTTATGATTGCGTGTGCTCACTCTACGATACGCTTTCCATTGATAATGCCATCAGGATCGCCACACTCAAAGACATTCAGCTTTGGACCGATACCTATGCACAAGCACACCAACAGCAGACCGGCCTTACCCAGGTCTTTTGGATTGCACGTCATCTGTGTGCCAGAATTCTTCGTCTTGGAAGGTTGCAGTTCGAACTGAAAAGCTTGGGCTCACCCGTTCGCGTCTATAAGCAGAAGGAAACAGGAGTGTTGCTTGCTATTGCTGAGGCAAACCTTGCTTGCGATCAGGAAGGCTATCTCGCAGATAGGGAAAAAGCAGCGTTTGTCACCACCTTACAAGAAGAAGCTTCAGTGCTGACAGCCCATACCATAGATTGCCAAAGCGGGAGCATTGCACACAAGCCTCTTCCATTTGAAACCACTTCCCTAAGCCTGCTTGCTGATTCGCAGACGAAAGTCCTGCATATGCATATCCCTTCCGGAGAAAAATTGTCCAGAGAAGTTGTGGACGATTCCCTGCTTCAGGCAAAAACCTTCTTTCCTACCCATTCTTTGGTATTCTGTACTTCATGGCTGATCGATCCTGCATTGAAGCAGGTCGCTGAACCATCGAGCAACATCGTCTGCTTCATGCAGCGGTTCTCCAAGTTTCCGGTCCCCTTTCAAACCCCTCAGATTTTTGAACGTGTCTTTAGTTTCACCGCTACAGAACAAGACATCCCTGCATGGAAGGCAACTACATCGCTCCAACGTTCAGTGCAAACAGCGCTCTCATTAGGAGTGGTCTTCCGTACCATGGGGGGATATGTCTTGCTTGAAAAGTAGAATTGGCAAGTTTATACTGTATCTACAAAGAGTTGAGTCGTTCCTCGCCTTTATACCTGCTGAGGTTTACTCATGATTGGACGCTTGCTTCGAATGTGTGTTATGGGGTGTCTTACCTGCTGTTTTCTCATACTAGGATGTGAAATTGATCCTGATATGCTACAAAACAACACTCCTTATCTTGTATATGAAGAACCCCCACCTACTCCAGCAGTAGCTGCTCTACCATCCAATCTCTTATTCATCGCACACTGTGATTATTATCAAGACCCGGTTGCGCGACTCTATTTCAAACCTCTCCCAGAAATGGGAGCTGCATCCTATACAATCCAAAGCTCGATTGATGGGAATGTGTGGTCTGACTTCATGGTCAACGGGCTCATATTCACCATTACAGACCAGAGTGCGATTGGAATCGATCCCAGACTTACCGAGAATTGCTATTCCCGAATAAGAATCAATGGGGGTGAATATGATGGACAAACTTCAAACACCATGTGGGCGAAGTACGCCCCCCAGGGAGGATATCTGCATCATTCGACGTTGGACACCTCCCTGCACCTTACAGGAGTGATGTCCCCTTCAGCAGGACACGGCATCGAAGTAGGGATCGAAATCAGAACTTTTGTCAGCGCAACTGATTTCTCACTCAATCCAATCCTGCCTGATGCAATCGGGTCTTGGACTTGGTATCGAGTGAACCCGCTTGATTTTGATGATAAAACGCTTATTGTCGGCGCAAACACACATACCTATACTACGACAAACGCAGATATAGGTAAGCTAATTATGGTCGAGGCAAGCGGTGATGGTTCATCGTTTTATGGCTTGGTACGAATCAAGACTCTCGAAATAGTTCAATAATCTTTCAAATACGTACACACCTTCCCAATCGCAACCGACTCTTCTCTGATGCAGTTTGGTTCCAGTTTTTTGGGATCTTGCACTGCTGACTCAGCTAGCTTGCGTTTTGCTCCCGCAAAGTTGCCCACTGTCACCCTTCTCATGATACCGCGTACATCCAAGTCTGTCCCTTGACTGCAAGAAGGATGTTCACAGAGCTGACAGCGTCGTGCCGCCCTCTGAATGGCATCACGTTCTGCGTCTGTTGTTGCATACAGTTGCTCGTTGGTAAACGGTGCATCGATAACCTTGACAAACTCTTTCATGCCAGGCTCATACAGGAAAGGCTTGAGACCTCGTTTGGAGAGAACGGCATTTGCTGCAGCAATACCGCTGGTTGTTACCGTAGGGGTGCCGGTACCCAGCGTAGTCGACTCGCCACAGCAGAATAAACTATCCCACCCTGTCCGGATATGCTGGCGTTTGAACATATGGTTGCCAAGTTTCTGCTTGGGTCCGGCCACCGCTCCCCCATTCTTCAACGTAAAGCGTTCTATGGTTCTTGGCGTGGCAAGCTCTACATGCCTGATGTGCTCTTTGATCGTGGGGAATCGCTTTGCAAGTACAGAAAGCAGGCGATCAATCTCCTCGTTCTTTCTTTGCTTGTACGCTTCGGGATTGAGTGAAGACCAATCACTGAACGAAGGCCCGATGGCCATAACGATGTGTTCATCATCGCTACAAATGGTTCTGTCATCGACGCTGGGAATGTAGGCGGTTACCTCGTCTTCATCCAGCATATCGGGTCGGCCGATAAGCATTTCCACAGCCAAGGTATCAGACTCAACAACTTCTTTGTCAACCAGTGTATAGAGCGCCACGCTCGGATAGGTAGGTTCCTGATTCTTTGCCCACTGTCTTTGTTTTTCGGTAGTATACTCTTTTGGAAGCAGCTTGTCGTACAAATTCCAGACTGTACCGCTGTAGATGATCTGATCTGCAGTATATTGGGACCCGTCGTCCAGCAACACTCCGTAGGGTTTCCCTTGGTCAAAGAGAATGGAGACGACTTCATGTTCTGCAATCATCGTAGATCCATGTTGCTCGATTACTTTCTCCAGTGCACCCGTTAGGTGCAACGTGGAGCCGGCCGGGTAGTAACTACCACCGACATGGTTGTCGACAAACATCACCGAGGCAAGAATCGCAGGACTTTCCTCGACGGTTGCATAGCAATAGGTTGAGGTGAGCTTGTCAAAGAAATTGAATATCGATTTGTCGGTGAAGTATTTGGAAAGCAGGCTCTTAGCACTTACATTCAAGTAGGAAAGGAAACGCATATAGGAAAGAGGATGCTGCAGCAACGAGCTCAGGGCAGCTTTCTTATCCACTTCGTCAGGAGTGGTATAGGAAGGATTTTCCACCATGACATGCTCGTACATTTTTTGCATATCAGCATAGAAATGTACCAAGTTCTCTCGTTGGCCGGGAAATATTGTGGCTACTTCTTCGATGAACCGGGAAATATCAGAGAAAAACCTTACTTTTTTACCATCATAATGGACACAGTAGAGCAATTCATGCTGGATGATGGTGATGGGCTCCTCCAGACAATTGAAGAGAAACCGATGAGCGTTGAACCCCTTTTCCCCCCAGCCAAAAAGCATGGATGAACCTTGGTCGAAGATTGCATCGCCGCGCTTGAAAGCACCACAGCTTCCTCCAGGACAGTAGGCCTTGTCGATGACGGCTACCTGCAACCCTCGCTTTGCCAATAAAGCTGCTGAGCTGAGACCACTGAGGCCTGCTCCTATGACGAGTACATCAACGTGCATTGTTTCCCCTTTACTGAAAAGAATCGTTCGACAAAACAGCTGAGCTGAAGGCTTTGAGACGTTCGATATCCTGCTGCAAAGTCGCTTCAGTTGGATTTACAAACGAGATTTCCCCTCGAGTGTGGCCATCAGTCTTGATTTTCTTGATAGTCGAAAAACATTTGGAAACATCACCACCACTACAGGTAGCAATGAGATAGAGATCCTTTTGGAGGAAGCTGGCTTTTTTCAAGTAAGAATACATGGGGGCGCTGACAGTCCCGGCCCAGATCGGCGTAGCAAGCAGTACAACTTCATAGTTGCTCAAATCAGGGAAAGGTTTATTGAAAGCCCGACTGAAGTGAAAAACAGAGTCCCTTCCACCATAATAGAACTTTAAGAATCCTTTGGTAGGATACGGCTTGACCAATTGTAGTTCAAAAACATCGCAACCAAGCATCTCGGATATCTTTTCAGCAACGAGACGAGTATGCCCTTCTGATGAGTAATAAATAAGAATTCTATTCATTGGGAGTCTCCAATCATAGCAATGAGTGTAGCATGACACAGGCATTCAAGCCATGAAAGAATGCCTACCTTGCAACAAAAAAGTGAAGCAGGTATAAAGAAGGTATGCAAACCATAGCCACCCAACTCATCGATTCCCACTTCCACCTTCTTTCCATGCAGAGAAAGGGCGTTGACATCGACCTCGTCCTCGCGTCGATGAGGGAAGCCTCGATGGAAGGCATCGATGTTGGATTGGACTGCGACGATTTGGCTGGTAGAACCGCGTTGTTTGCCCCCTACCCGTTCATTCACCTCAGCGCAGGCATCGGGCCCTGGGGAGCTGATGACCCGCTGGATGAACAACTTGGCAAGTTGGAAGACCAGCTAACTCGAAACAAAGTTGTCGCCATCGGGGAAATCGGGCTGGACAACTACCATACGTATGGAACTGTTGAGAACCAGGAGTACTTGGTGGAAAAGCAAATCGAGCTTGCCAACCGAATCGGTAAGCCAGTCATTTTTCATAACCGGGAAGCGGACAAGCAGTTTCAAAAATTGCTGGGGAAAACAACCTTTGCAAAGCGTGGTATTTTTCATTGCTACCAAGGGGGGAGAGAGCTTGCAGAACTTGCCGTTGAGCAGGGTTTTTATCTCTCCTTTGCCGGACCCTTGACCTATAAGGCGAACAAGAGCATGCAGGAATTGTTTTCTTCGCTTCCCCTCGACCACCTACTTTTGGAGACGGACAGTCCCTATCTCAGTCCCAATCCGGTGAGGGGAACGGTCAATACTCCGCTTTCCATGCAGCATATCTACGCATTTGCGGCTCAATTGCGGGGTCTTGCACTCGAAACCTTGATTGAGCAAATCAGAGCCAACTTCCACGCATTTGTCGAGCAGTAAACAAGCGCTTGACGGCTGGTACAGTCATCTTCTCTGTTGAGAGGACGCCAATAAAGGTGCGACCGAGATCCTCGGCAATCGCGCCATAGCGTTGTGATGGTTTGACCAAACCGATATAGGAAGCATCGACTGTCCATAAAAGCGAAGACGTCTGTAAAAGTGGCAATGCCCATGCACCAAGCCTGGGAGCCAGCACATGCATGATGGGTTGCCTTCCAAGCGTTGTACGCACGCGCTCGGAAAATTGTGTATCACTTTCTGAGTCTTTTTTAGACAACACATAATCTGAGGGAATACCTGTCGGGTAATACTGTTCATCGGAGTTACGGACATAGAGAACTTCGTTTTTCCTTCTCTCAACCACAGTCTGCCAAACATCTTCCCCATCCAAATTGACGATCATACGGTCAAACAGCATTGCTGTTGGACTTTGGCGTCCCATACCAACCCAGGTCAGCGGGACAAGTGCCTCCAAGCGCTTTGTATCGAGGTTTTGCAGAGCCTGGGTGATCACCGGCGAACAAAACACAAAGCCTTCTTGAGCTTGCAACAGTGTATGAAGGAACTTCTCATCAACATCCGTTTTCACCGTTACCGTCTGAAGACGATACCCATGCATTAGCAGTGAAGTCGCCATACGGAAGTTCTGATACGCATAGACATTCGCATAATACGTTGCATCGGTAAGAAACCAAAGTATAGGGAGCAAAAGAAACGTAGCAAGCAGTGTTGCACACAGCAATAGGGCTAACAAATAGGGCAACAGAACAGGTGCTTTCATGCCCTTGAATGTAGCAGTCTGGCCTAGGCCGGTCAATAAACAGATGCATACAGGTTGACCTGTTTGTGCAGATTGGATACATTTGTAACGACTTGAACTTTCCATTGAACAAGGAGCAACCTATGACATCCTATAAGGAACTCGGTCTGGTTAATACCAGAGACATGTTTGCAAAAGCAGTCAAGGGCGGTTATGCCATTCCTGCCTATAATTTCAACAATATGGAGCAGCTGCAGGCTATTGTCCAGGCATGTGTCGCTACCAAGAGTCCTGTCATTCTTCAGGTATCGAAGGGTGCACGAGATTACGCAAACATCAATCTGCTGAGAAACATGGCCCGCGGGGCCGGTGAATATGCAAAAGAACTCGGCTTTGAAATCCCCATCGTACTGCACCTCGACCACGGCGACAGCTTCGAGACTTGCAAGGAATGTATTGATAACGGATTCAGCTCTGTCATGATCGATGGATCACATTTCCCCTATGAAGAAAACATTGCACTGACCAAGAAGGTCGTTGAATATGCTCACGCCCACGATGTAACCGTCGAAGGCGAGCTTGGAGTTCTGGCCGGTATTGAAGACGAAGTAAGCAGTGCCGTCAGCCACTACACCAAGCCTGCAGAAGTTGTTGACTTTGTATCCCGAACCGGTGTCGACTCCCTGGCTATTTCCATCGGAACCAGCCATGGTGCGAACAAGTTCGTACCCTCCCAGTGCACCCGCAATGCTGAAGGCATCCTCATTCCGCCTCCGCTTCGCTTTGACATCCTCGAGGAAATCGAGAAGGAACTTCCTGGGTTCCCCATCGTTCTGCACGGATCCTCTTCTGTCCCCGCAGAGTATGTAAACATGATTCTGCAGTTCGGCGGCAAGCTCAAGGACAGCGTAGGCATTCCCGAGGAACAGCTTCGCAAGGCAGCAAAGAGCGCAGTCTGCAAGATCAACATCGACAGTGATGGAAGACTTGCCATGACAGCCGTCATCCGCAAGGTTCTTGCTGAGAAACCCGGTGAATTCGACCCACGCAAGTACCTCGGCCCTGCCCGTGATGAGCTGAAGAAGATGTACATGCACAAGAACATCAACGTCCTGGGTTCCGCAAATCAGGCGTAATGGTTACTAGGATAGGCAAAGGCCGTTGGGAGGTTTCCTACGGCCTTTTTTCATTTGCTCAAGGGGAGATACTTTGACACTCCCCTTATGCTTGTGATATATTGATTTCCGTCGGCCTTTTAGGCTGGGAAACGCTCACACACAGTGGTTTTCACCGAAAACACAAGGAGTTCGATTGGCTACGAAGGATTTGAGGATCAATAGACAGATCCGCGCAAGAGAAGTGTTCGTCATTGATGCAGAAGGTAATCAAAAAGGCATCATGAGCGTGTTTGACGCCGTTATGCTTGCAGAGAGTGTAGGATTGGATTTGGTGGAAGTATCCCCCAACGCAAACCCTCCCGTTTGCAAGGTCCTCGACTTCGGAAAATACCGTTATGAGCAGGAAAAGCGGCTCAGGGATGCCAAGAAGAACCAAAGTGTCGTCAAAATGAAGGAAATCCGGATGCAGCCCAAGATTGAGAGACACGATCTTGAGACAAAGTCCAAATTCATCGGTGAATTCCTCGCTGAGGGAAACAAGGTCAAGGTAAGCATCCGCTTCCGTGGCCGAGAGCTTGCCCACACTGAACTCGGAAAAGTAGTTTTGGACAAAATACTTGCCCAGCTTACCGAAAATGGTGTAGGCTTCAATCTTGACCGAGACGCCCTGATGGAAGGCAAGATGATGAGTATGATCGTCAGTCCTGCCAAGGTTTCAGCTGCCTCAGTCAAGAAAGACAATCAGTAACAGTATCCCGCATGGGATGTTGAATATGCTGCTCCAAGGGGATCTTGTTCCTTGTGAGCGCAAGATGGAAGGTGCACTACAATGCCCAAAATGAAAACAAGAAGGTCCGTTGCAAAACGGTTCCACGTCACTGGAACTGGTAAGGTCCGCTATAAAAAGCAGGGTCTTCGCCACATTCTCACCAAGAAGAGCAGCAAGCGTAAGGGCAACCTCCGTGCAGCTGGTATTCTCGAAGATATGGAAGCAAAGAGAGTTAAGACCATGCTTCCATACGCGTAAGGGGGTGGGCAAATGCCAAGAGCAGTAGACGGAACTAAACACAAGGACAGACGGAAGAAGATTCTTGAGCTCGCTAAAGGTTATTATGGCCGAAGAAGCACGAACAACCGCGTTGCAAAAGATGCGATTGCCAAGGCTGGCCAGTATGCCTATCGCGGCCGTAAAGAGCGCAAGCGGGATTTCCGCAAGCTCTGGATCGCAAGAATCAGCGCAGCTGTGCAGGAAGAGGGTCTCAACTACTCTCAGTTCATGCATGGTATTAAACTTGCCAACATCGAGATCAACAGAAAGGCCCTCTCCAATATGGCTATTGAAGATAAGGCTACTTTCACCGCTCTCGTGTCCCAGGTAAAGGGTGTTTTGGCTAAATAGTCCAAAACAACTCGTCTAGACGTTTGAAGGAGGAACCATGTCAGTTGTTGATACCGTAAAAATGCTCGAACTGCGGACCAAAAAAGCTGCAGGCTTGATCGCGATGCTCCGCAAGGAGAAAGCCGAACTCCAAGAAAAGTTCGATTTGGTACATGCACACAACGCTGAACTCGAAGAGTATGTTGAAAGTTTTACTTCCAGCACCAAGCTCCTCGAAGAAAGTATTGCAAATGCCATGGAAAATCTTTCCACCATCGAAGGGCTGGATGATGTCCAGCTTTTGGATGATGCAGAGCTCGAGTTGGAAGCCGCCGATGGATTCACCAGTGGAGACGCCTTTGCAAATGAGGAAGTCGACCTTGATGCCCTATTGGAGGATTCTCCCTCACTTTGAGTCGATGGAAGTAGTCTGGACACTGTCCGTAAACGGGGCCGATAGGTCCCGTTTTCTTTTTCCAAACCCCCTTTCATAAAGCGCTTTCTTATTGTACCATGTAGGCAGAGCAGTCATCTGCCTTGATATTTGACAAGTTTCCTGCGGTGTGCGCCTGGAGCCACAGTCTCTTGGCTCAACATACACAAATGGGTAGCGGTATAGCTGATTTGCATTGATCCGACTCCTTCGGGGTTTAATGGAACAGAATTTTCAGCGTAACTAGCAGCCCCCTTGAACCAATGGTTCAAGAGCATTCTCCGGGTACGGCACCGCAGGTTTTATCTTGCATACAGGAAAACTCATCCATGTCAGAAACACACGATGCCCTGAGGAACATTCTCTTCATCAAACTTCCCGCTTCCATGGAGCGGGATATCAACAATTTCCATGTCGACAGCTCGATTGAAATTCCCGTACAACGCCCCGAAGGAAATTCATCCTTTGACCCCGTCAAGGATATTTCGGTGGAATTGATCGTTGCAGGAATGCTAAAAATTCTTGCCTATCAGGACGATCATGAGCATGCATCCTACTATCGCGACTTTGTGCTCGCGCTTCAGCCTGATGCCGTCCAGGAACTCAACATAGCAGCCATAGCCCAGGAACAGAAACATAATTTTGCCTTTGCAGAAGAGTTGTTCCTTACCGTCTGCCACCTCGCGCCAATGAGTGCCACCTATGTCAACTTGGCCACCTTGTACAGCCGAAAGGCTGCCGAGGATACCTCAAAGGGTGCCCAGTACGACCTTTATCAGCAGAAAGCCCTGAACACCCTTAAGGAAGGGCTTGATGTCGTCGGTGATGATGCAACCCTCCTCTCGGAGATAGGCTTCTTTCATCTCTATCAGGGGAATGTTGAAATTGCCAAGGAGTACTTGGACCGATACCTCTCCATAGCTGAAGCAGATGAGAAAAAAGCACATGTACAGAAAATTATGGACGATATCGAAGCTAAACTTAACGATGACCAGACCTTGATGCGCTCCTACGATGCCATCCAGATGAACAAAGAAGGAGAAGCAGTCACCCTTTTGGATTCATTCTTAGAGGATAACCCCAAAGTATGGAATGCCTGGTTTCTCAAGGGCTGGGCGCTTCGCAGAATGGGTAACTATCGGGAGGCCGAACAGGCATTGCTCGCCGCCCTGGCAAACAGCAAGGGAACCAGCGACATCTACAATGAACTGGCTCTGTGCAGCTTGGAGACGGGAAAGGCTGAACTCGCCAAGGACTATCTCAATACTGCAGTAGATTTGGACAGCCAGAACATCACCTTGATCTCGAACTTGGCCTACCTGTATTTAAAGGACCAGATGTGGGACGAGGCTCGTCAGTATCTGGAAACAGCGCGTACCATCGATCCCAACGATCCGCTGATTATCCAACTGATGAAGGATTATGAGGCATCAAGCGGAGACAAACTCTCCTCGCCCATCATCCAGGAATTTGTCGACACCGAAGATGTAATCAGGCAGACCAAAAAAGAGAAGCCATTCTTCATCCAAGGCAAGGATGAGACCGATGATCTTGAGACTGATTTTGACATTGAGGATACTCCTTGATGACGATTCTCAGTCATAGTGAAGAGGAGACTCGACAGGTTGGCTATCGCTTGGGCAAACTGTGTAAACCCGGTACGGTAATTTCTCTGAGGGGAAGCCTTGGGGCAGGAAAAACAGTTCTGGCAAAAGGGCTTGCCCAAGCCTTGGGTATCACCGAACAAATTGTAAGTCCGACCTTTACCCTGATTCAGGAGTATGCAGGAACTTTGCCACTGTTTCATATGGATTTGTATCGGATCAGCGGGACAGAGGAATTCGAAGGAATCGGTGGTGAGGAGTTGCTCTACAGTGATGGAGTGACCCTGATTGAATGGAGTGAAAAGATTGCCGAGATGCTTCCCGATTCGACCCTTTATGTCGATATTAGGATTATGCCTAATCAAGACCGAGCTATCACCCTGCAAGGGGTAACACTATGAATATTCTCTCGTGCGACACCTCCACTGAATTCATGCACCTATGCTTGGCACGTTTGGAGGAGGGAAAGAAGCCCTTCTTTGAGAAGCAGGTGCTGACAAGCGGCAATCAGCATTCTGAACTGCTCGTTGTGCGCATTCTCAGCTTGTGTGAGCGCAATAACATGCAGTTCAAAGACCTTGACCTTTTGGTATGCACCAGTGGACCGGGCTCCTTTACCGGACTCAGGATAGCCATGAGCACACTCAAGGGAATCAGTCTTGGTTCCCACATCCCCATGGTGAGCATTCCCACCCTGCAGGCATATCAAGCATGCAACAGATCGGAATCACATGCCATCCTTGCTGTCATCGATGCTAAAAAAAAGCGGTTTTACGCTGCCCTGTTCAAAGATGGCGTTCAACTGAGTCCGGAGCTCGACCTTGAAGTAGGACAGATTGAAAGTCTGCTTGCACCCTACCCCGATGCCCTTTTGGTAGGAAATGACGCAGCCCTTCTTGCAACAAAACTCTCAAAACCTTACAGATTCGATGAGATATCGCACCTCAACCTTTCCTTGGTACTCTGTACACTGGGTAAGGAAAAGTTTGAGCGGTTCGGAGCCGACGACTTGGACAACGGTCCGCTGTATGTGAGAAAGAGCGACGCAGAAATAGCATTACAACAAACCATCAGTTCATTGGAGGAAACACATGATTGAACAAGATATCCTTATCATAGGATCAGGGGTTGCAGGTATGTCCGCTGCCCAATATGCGGCACGTGCAGGTCGCTCCGTTACGCTTCTCGAGTCCATTGCCCCCGGCGGACAGACCATGTACATCGATATGATCGAGAATTACC contains the following coding sequences:
- the rpmI gene encoding 50S ribosomal protein L35 translates to MPKMKTRRSVAKRFHVTGTGKVRYKKQGLRHILTKKSSKRKGNLRAAGILEDMEAKRVKTMLPYA
- the rplT gene encoding 50S ribosomal protein L20 → MPRAVDGTKHKDRRKKILELAKGYYGRRSTNNRVAKDAIAKAGQYAYRGRKERKRDFRKLWIARISAAVQEEGLNYSQFMHGIKLANIEINRKALSNMAIEDKATFTALVSQVKGVLAK
- a CDS encoding tetratricopeptide repeat protein, which gives rise to MSETHDALRNILFIKLPASMERDINNFHVDSSIEIPVQRPEGNSSFDPVKDISVELIVAGMLKILAYQDDHEHASYYRDFVLALQPDAVQELNIAAIAQEQKHNFAFAEELFLTVCHLAPMSATYVNLATLYSRKAAEDTSKGAQYDLYQQKALNTLKEGLDVVGDDATLLSEIGFFHLYQGNVEIAKEYLDRYLSIAEADEKKAHVQKIMDDIEAKLNDDQTLMRSYDAIQMNKEGEAVTLLDSFLEDNPKVWNAWFLKGWALRRMGNYREAEQALLAALANSKGTSDIYNELALCSLETGKAELAKDYLNTAVDLDSQNITLISNLAYLYLKDQMWDEARQYLETARTIDPNDPLIIQLMKDYEASSGDKLSSPIIQEFVDTEDVIRQTKKEKPFFIQGKDETDDLETDFDIEDTP
- the tsaE gene encoding tRNA (adenosine(37)-N6)-threonylcarbamoyltransferase complex ATPase subunit type 1 TsaE, with the protein product MTILSHSEEETRQVGYRLGKLCKPGTVISLRGSLGAGKTVLAKGLAQALGITEQIVSPTFTLIQEYAGTLPLFHMDLYRISGTEEFEGIGGEELLYSDGVTLIEWSEKIAEMLPDSTLYVDIRIMPNQDRAITLQGVTL
- the tsaB gene encoding tRNA (adenosine(37)-N6)-threonylcarbamoyltransferase complex dimerization subunit type 1 TsaB, whose translation is MNILSCDTSTEFMHLCLARLEEGKKPFFEKQVLTSGNQHSELLVVRILSLCERNNMQFKDLDLLVCTSGPGSFTGLRIAMSTLKGISLGSHIPMVSIPTLQAYQACNRSESHAILAVIDAKKKRFYAALFKDGVQLSPELDLEVGQIESLLAPYPDALLVGNDAALLATKLSKPYRFDEISHLNLSLVLCTLGKEKFERFGADDLDNGPLYVRKSDAEIALQQTISSLEETHD